TACATTTGTAAGTTATGGACCTAATCTCACAATTGGCTAAAGTTATGGGGGCTAATCACCATTTTCGCGATTTCCAGCCATATTTTAATTGAATTGGAAAAAATTAACGTCCATCTTTCAATTTGATTGAGAAACTAGTAGTAAGTTTGCACTTTGCTCATGTCAACCTATTTATTACCTGTTGCCTACTGCCTCAATTCAGTTCAATTCACTACATTTGACCAAATATAAGTGGACCGTGGACGTACAAGTTTTAATGctctcaccaaaaaaaaaatgttttagtGCATGTCCTAGACTTGCATCAATGTATACTGTGACTTGTATGAGCATGgagttaaaatcacaaaaatgtATAGAGAAAAACAGTAAACCAAAAAATGTAAGAGTCTTTATTGAGCACAACATGAGACATTTCAGAAGAAATGCTCatgacataagaataaaaaaaCCTAGTACGTAATTCGAGAATGACGGTTCACAAGACGGTCTTAAGTACAAACATAACCACAAAAGAGGTAAACATAAGTTACATTCTGTGGTTATGATGTTATATTGTTTTGTGAGGTGCTCCGTATTATGGATTTTGTTTTCTGTTCTCGCGAGGATGTCATTTGAGAGAATTCTCAATGTCGATGACAAACCGGTATTTGACATCCTTCTTTAAGAGCCTTTCAATTGCTTCATTCACATACTGAATAGGAATTACTTCAACCTTGGGATATATTTTATTAACCGCGCAAAATTCCAACATTTCTTGAGCAGTTTTGGTACCACCAGTTAAACTGCCGGAGAACGTTTTCATGCCTATAACAAATTGTAGTatcagttcagctcagttcagaATCCATATCAACAATTCCACAAATTGGAATCAATTCAATTTGTGTACGGACAATTCAATTATCCGAGTCTAGCCCATGAGCGCGTAGTTATCTGTTATGTCATGTATTTGTACCCAAATTCGATAAAATAGACAAGAAGTAGAAGATATACCAAATAGCAGGCTGCCAGTGCTGAATGTCACTTCTGAAGGAAAACCGCCAACCAGAGCATAAGCGCCAAACGTCTTCAAAAGCCACATGTATGGCTCAACTGGGTGATCTCCTGATGCAGTGTCTACTATGAAGTCCAGTGAATTCACTAAAGCCTGCAATAAGCATTCAACCATTAACGACAACTGTCAGAACGCGTACGTGAAGCAACTGCCAATTCGGAGTAATCTATATTTACCTTCATTTGTTGTTCATCAGATGAAAGAACAAAATTGTCAGCACCTAGTACAGTCAGGGCTTCGTCTTTCTTCGACATGCTTGTGCTAAAGACCGTGACTTTTAGGCCGAAGGCCTTACCGAATAATACAGCCATATGCCCTAGGCCACCAAGGCCAATCACTCCGAGACTTTTACCGGGCTGGTTCATGTTATGGCGCATCATGGGCGAATACACAGTAATTCCAGCACATAATAAGGGTGCTGCTAAATGTGAGGGAAGGCCGTCAGGGATCTTGTAACAGTACCTGATAATTCAGTTCCAACTCGAACATCATTCAACTCGAACTAGAGGGAAACTTAGTTTAAATAAATAACCGACCTTTCATGAACAACGATGGAGATAGAGTAACCTCCTTTCGTGACTGTACCATCTGCGTCAACTCCATTGAATGTATAAACTGCCCCTTTCACACAACCGACCTCCATTCCCTCATCACAATATTCACAATCTCTGCATGAATTCACAAAAGTTCCAACTCCTACAAGATCCCCTACCTTGAAGCGATGAACATTTGTCCCGACCTCTTTTACTGTTCCGACAATCTCATGACTACACACCGGCCAACATATACAGAAATTAGTAATTTGGAAAAGAAATACGATGAAAAGACTAACAGCAAGGCCACTTAAATTAGTACTCCGAAATGACATAGAAACATACCCTGGCACAACAGGGTACTTGGAGTCTTTATGTACGTTCCTCGTCCAGACTACATCAGCGTTGCATATTCCACAGTGCGTAATCTTAATGGAAACATCATCATTTGCAACAACCCTGGAATCAACTAGCGATAAGTTTAATGCAACTTAATACAGGCAAAATTATTCGAGCATTATTCTTTTTATGGAGAAGAAATCAAATACAGTAGCAGAAAAATGAGGGAAATTTACGACATTCAACtgtatttaataaaattaaagagTAGTCTAATGGAAACAGGTATTCTAATGCAAAACCCAGCCAAAGATTAACAACATTGGAGACTGGTATTTACTGCAAAAACGAGTGGCAGAAAACAATGGAAATTTAACAGCATTCAACTGTATTCGATGAAATTAAAGCGTAGTCTATTGGAGACAGGTATTCTAACGCAAAAACCAGGCGAAGATTTCACATTACTATCCTCACATGGTACTCCTTACTCCTCACATTGGTGTTCTAATGAAAACAAGGACTGTATTAGAAGAATGCACAtttatataaccataccttcgACTAAACTCAATAGGTGAAAGAACTCCGGATGGATCTCTGGCTGCCCATCCGATACAATTTGCAAGTGAAGTTTCGGAACTCATGCTCAACTATTCTGTTTTACAGTGCATTGCTTATTAATTGCTAATctatatttataattaattttgaAGACCGATTCAAAAAGTGAAATGTTAATTAATAGGATGGTCAAAAATTCACCCTTGCCTAGGTAAGTGCTGACATGTACACACTCTTGACTAATTTGGATTTATAATAATAGATGTTGTTTTCTGAATGTTCTTGATTTCACCCAGTCTTCAGAAACTTCTTCACTGGGATTTTCTTCAATCACTGTCAGTATACAAAATTTCTTCGACTCCATTCTGATCAGAATGAAGCTTCCTTCTATGATCAATAATTTTCCGAATATAATTAAGGTGCTTTCGTTCAGCTATCCTATTATAGAAATATCTTGAACTGCAATCGTCCGGGTTAATATGGGTTATCTTAGCGCGCTGTGCTAGAGCACGTATTTCAGCTGTTTTAAGGAAAATGAATTCTTTTTTATATTTAGAATTATATTCTTTTAAACTTGATATGAACTatatttaataaaaataatactattaaaaaaaaaattgctcaTTAAATgtaatcctaaaatagaaaggacaacaaaagAATGAGACACACCAAAATGGAATAGCACAACAAATGCATAATCTAGACGTTTATTTACAACATCGAATGTATATTTCAACTTGTATGAGCATGAAGGTGAAATCAAGGAATATATAGTAGGAACTTGGTAGAAAGAAAAACAGTAAAACAAAGTGATACAGCACCATTTTATTATCCCATTGTTGGTCGAAAAATAAGGAAGGATCAAATTGCATGAGTGATCATTGAGCACAACATGAAACCTTTCAGAACAAAAGTTCTTTGCAATTTGAAGCTGAAAACAATCATAGGCGGTTTTGAGACCGTCTAAACACCAATACAAACTCAAAAATAAACACGAAATGTAAATACGATGTACATTAGTTTCCTATGGTGTTTTTAGCGTATAATGGGTTTTTTTCTTCCAATGAGAATATCAATTAAGAGAGTTCTCAATGTCGATGACAAACCGGTATTTGACATCTCTGTTTAAAAGCCTTTCAATTGCTTCGTTTGCATATTGAATAGGAATAATTTCCACCTTGGGATATATTTTATTAGCAGCGCAAAATTCCAACATTTCTTGAGTCGTTTTGGTACCACCAACTATGCTGCCGGAGAACGTTTTCATGCCTATTGAAAGGCTGGCAGGACTGAATTTTATTTCTGAAGGGAAGCCGACCAGAGCATAAGCGCCATATGTCTTCAAAAGCCACATGTATGGCTCAATTGGGTGATCTCCCGATGCAGTGTCTACTATGAAGTCGAGTGAGTTAGCTAGAGCCTGCACCAAACATTCAACCATTACCGGGAACTGTCAGAAACCATAAGTACAGGAACAGGCAAGTCGGAGTAAACTTACTGTAAAGTTGGACAGGGAAATATTTACCTTCATTTGTTGTTCATCAGACGAAAGAACAAAATTGTCAGCACCGAGTAAATTCAGGGCTTCGTCTTTCTTTGATATGCTTGTGCTTAACACCGTGACTTTAAGCCCAAATGCTTTACCGAACAATACAGCCATATGCCCAAGGCCACCAAGACCAATCACCCCAAGACTTTTACCAGGCTGGTTCATGTTATGACGCATCATGGGCGTATAAACAGTAATTCCAGCACATAATAAGGGTGCTGCTAAATGTGAGGGAAGGTTGTCAGGAATCTTGTAGCAATACCTAAGAATACAATTGACAAGAATTTAACTTTCCGAGTAGAAGCTCAGTAACTATAAGATGACTTTGATAAGAACATTATTTTAAGAAAACCGACCTTTCATGAACAACGATAGAAGTAGAGTAACCTCCTTTCGTGACTGTACCATCTGTGTCGACTCCATTGAATGTATAAACTGCCCCTTTAACACAATTTATCTCCATCCCATCATCGCAATATTCACAATCTCTGCATGAATTCACATAGGTTCCAACTCCAACATGGTCCCCGACTTTGAAGCGATGAACATTTGGGCCGACCTCTTTTACTGTTCCTACAATCTCATGACTACACACCAAGCAAGATATACAGAAAAAAGTAaattaaaggaaaaaaaaatgcgaagtctaaaataattattatttcaaaATGGCTTACATACCCGGGTACAACAGGGTACTTGGCGTCATTATGCAAGTTCCTTGTCCAGGCTACATCAGCATAGCATACTCCACAGTGTGTAATCTTAATGGATACGTCATCATTCGCAACAATCCTGGATTCAACGAGCGATTAAGTTTTAGGTAACCCAAAACAATAAGTAATTATTAAAGTATTCCTCTAATATAGGAGAAATCAAATACAGTGGCAGAGAATAGCAGAAAATCAACAGCATTCAACTGTTTTCAATAAAAACAAGTACTCGGTTGGAAAGGAGTATTTTAATTATGCAAAAACGAGCAGAAGCCTTTATGTTACAGTTCTCAGATGTATttgtttacatcccattttatCATATCTGACTTCAATACTAAGAGATAATCAACATTGTGTCCCAACTTACGGGCCATAGAAGTAAAATGAGGACAGTCATAAACTTGCGAAATGAATCATCAATGAAGTAACAACAGTGAACTACCAATGCTGTTCTAATGAAACACGGACTACAAGAATGAATATAATTTCAGGATACCTTCGATTAAATTCGATAGGTGAAAGAACTCCGGATGGATCTCTGGCTGCCCATCCGATACAGTTTGCAGGTGAAGTTTCAGAACTCATGCTCAGTTATACTGTTCAGTATCAGTACCTGTATCAGGATTCAGATAATATTTAAACAGCAACCAAAACTCTACAGAATCACAGCTATAGAACATGTGTATTAGGTATAAAACCGTTTATTGAACTTCAACCGTAAGTTTAAACTTTTAGCTGGAATAATTTTCGCATGGTATCAGAGTCTCGATAACGCGTGGAAGCACATAAATAAAGTGAACATGTGCTATATAATAAGTATATACTATATAATATAAAGAATATGAGCCACAACCTGattttttaaattgttttaaagTGCGTTGCTTATTAATGGCTAATCTATATATAGTTGATTATTAAGAGAAGATTCAAAAACTGAGATGTTGACAATGTTCAAAAATTCAGCATTGCCTAGGTAAGTGCTGACATCACTAGTTTTGGGTGCCCAACTCGGTTCAAGTCTTCAGAATCGTCATATTTTTATACCGGTGATCATTGTTTTAAGGAAGACGAATTCTTTtttataattacaaattatattattttacttTTGATATCGTTTAAAATGTCATATGACCTacaaatataactaataaaaacAATACTCGTACTTCTGCGGAGAAAAGTTAACATTTGGTTTAAAGTGACATATATATCGTAATTTTGAAATTTATACTTACATCAACACACACTTAAAACACTGAAGTAGTCATTGTTGTGTGTATTGTTGTTTCTTCGTACTCGGACTTCTAACGTGTTAATTTGGTTAATGAGCCATTGACAGTATTTGATGAATACATAACATTTGTGTTGAAAATGTTCCAAAAAGGTGACCAACAGTTTTAACACCATCAAATTTATGTCGCGACATGTATGATCATATAGTCATATACAGTAGGAATTTagtaggaaaaaaaaaacaggagaacAAAGTGAAACACAACCATTTTATCATCCCATTGCTGGTCGAAAAATAAGGAAGGAACAACGTGTACTGAGCACGACAAAAAACCTTTCAGACGAAAAGTTCTTGCAATTTGAAGCAGAAAACAATGATAGG
This sequence is a window from Silene latifolia isolate original U9 population chromosome 8, ASM4854445v1, whole genome shotgun sequence. Protein-coding genes within it:
- the LOC141594089 gene encoding putative cinnamyl alcohol dehydrogenase 1, yielding MSSETSLANCIGWAARDPSGVLSPIEFSRRVVANDDVSIKITHCGICNADVVWTRNVHKDSKYPVVPGHEIVGTVKEVGTNVHRFKVGDLVGVGTFVNSCRDCEYCDEGMEVGCVKGAVYTFNGVDADGTVTKGGYSISIVVHERYCYKIPDGLPSHLAAPLLCAGITVYSPMMRHNMNQPGKSLGVIGLGGLGHMAVLFGKAFGLKVTVFSTSMSKKDEALTVLGADNFVLSSDEQQMKALVNSLDFIVDTASGDHPVEPYMWLLKTFGAYALVGGFPSEVTFSTGSLLFGMKTFSGSLTGGTKTAQEMLEFCAVNKIYPKVEVIPIQYVNEAIERLLKKDVKYRFVIDIENSLK
- the LOC141596331 gene encoding putative cinnamyl alcohol dehydrogenase 1 yields the protein MSSETSPANCIGWAARDPSGVLSPIEFNRRIVANDDVSIKITHCGVCYADVAWTRNLHNDAKYPVVPGHEIVGTVKEVGPNVHRFKVGDHVGVGTYVNSCRDCEYCDDGMEINCVKGAVYTFNGVDTDGTVTKGGYSTSIVVHERYCYKIPDNLPSHLAAPLLCAGITVYTPMMRHNMNQPGKSLGVIGLGGLGHMAVLFGKAFGLKVTVLSTSISKKDEALNLLGADNFVLSSDEQQMKALANSLDFIVDTASGDHPIEPYMWLLKTYGAYALVGFPSEIKFSPASLSIGMKTFSGSIVGGTKTTQEMLEFCAANKIYPKVEIIPIQYANEAIERLLNRDVKYRFVIDIENSLN